In bacterium, the genomic window GTACCCGGTAACCAGTACCCAAGCGTGAACAATCTCTAATCCCAGGTTTCAAATTAGATTCGAAGAACGGTACACTTTATCTAAGACTTTGGAATATAACAATATTATAAGAGATGTCGAATCAATTTTTCTCTGGTTACTATTCTCGAGTCACGAATTACGGCTCTCAAATATATCCGTCTGTTTCGTTCATGTTGTCTGTGATGCCTGTCAGCAGGTCCTCGCCGCTCATCCGTTCCCAATGGTGAGGGGTGGAAGGCCGGTAGATCCCGGTCACCTTCACCATGGCTCGTGAGGAACGGGGGTCAGTCTCGTGATGGGGGAAAAGCCGGCACAAATAAAGCCTTGTTGCATCACCGAAACGCAGCCTGGAAACGGGAGCTGCCGAAAAATCATCGGTCTTAAACTCTGACAGCTTGATCCTGGGAAGCTTGTGGCGTGCACCGTTCACGATGCTTGAATGACCGAATGAATCTCCCCCAACTGCCCCCTCCAGTTCGGTCTCGCAGGAGCTGTTGATGAAAACGGTCAGGGTGTCCCTTGTGCCTGGTGTCTTGAACAGGTGCTCCCCGTAGAAGCCTGTGACGACATCCCTGAAAACCTTATGCTCAGGTTTGGGGTTGCACTGAATGACGGCCAGGAGGTCCAGGTTCTGATGGCGCCGGAAATAGATCTCATTGGCTTTTTCAATGATCGACATGATGTTTGAGTCGTGCAGGTCCCTGTAGACGTAATCGAAGCAGATCAGGGGCATGAAGTTAAACGGCGTGTTCTTGCAGGAAAAGAGGAGAAACGCTTTTCCGCGGTACAGGTCGAAAAGGTCGTCAACAGTCTCCTCTCCCGCGAAAGGGTGCGTCTTGGCTGCCAGAAAACACCTGATTCGTCCCTTGCGCTCCTTGACCACGGTAACACACATGTTTACCGGTTTGGACCGATCGTCACCATCATCCTCATCGCTGAGGAGCTCCATGATATCCGAATTGTCCGCTATGTAGTGGTCCAGCACCTTGCGGAATTGGTGGAGCGTGATGTGTTCCACACCGAAGATCACCACAGTATTGTCGGGAAGCTCTGTGGAGATCACCTCGATCACTTCGTCCATTGTGTCGAAAGGCACGGAACTTTCGGGCAGGAGAATGAAATGGAGTTTTTCATCACGGGGCAGACCGCCTGCAATCCGAAGGATCGACATTGTCCTTGCGGTCTGCTCAGCTTTATCTTTTATCTTGAAAAGCCGGCCTTCCAGGCGAAGACGTGTCGGTATCTGGGCGATGAGGGTGTGTATTCCCTCTCCGGCGGGAAAATCAAGGTCCACTGTATGTTCAATGATCCGCACCATGACTCAGGTAGTGAAGACTTTGGAGAGGATGTGCCTGGTACCGTTGGAGATATCCATGCGGCTTACTGCCTCCCGGTCAGCCCATGCAATTTCGGAGACCTCTCCCTCATTGGGTGTCAGATCACCGCTTTTTGGAGATGCGAGATAATAGAGGATCACAAAGTGCACCGCATGCTCATCTGAGGGAACGATCTCATATATATCAATGAGCCCCTCTACATGAATTTCCAGACCAACCTCTTCCCAGACCTCCCTTTTGAGGGCAGATGTTATAGGTTCCCCCAGGTCGACCTTGCCGCCAGGCATGACCCATTTACCCAGATAGGGGGGGATCGCCCTTTTGGTGAGGAGGACGTTGCCTTCGTCGTTTTTGACGACGGCTACAACCGCTGTCCGAACTGCCTTTTTCCTATATCTCATAATTGTTGGGTTTTGTGCGGCATGCGATAACGGGGCATTTGCTGCGTTATCGGGGTTTGGTGATCCTCGACGTATGTTCCATATACGCCTCCGGTCTCCTCACCCCTCTGGCCTTGCACCTGCCCCATTCTCCCATGCCTTAAAAGCACACAACTCCTCCGGTTTCCTCAGTCACGCCATCGGCGTGATGGCCTTGCATCCCCTCGACCTTGCTCAGGGCCTGAGCCTGTCAAACGGCTAACCCCTTCTTGAAAGCCTTGTAAAAAAGAAAGGATGAATAGGGAATGAGGGAGAGTGAAGATGAACTCCCGTTTTCGATATTCCACCTTCCACATTCCACCTTCTTCCTTCGCTCTCCCGGTACTCCTCTACACTCTACACTATACACTCTACACCCTACATTCTGGGTTTACGATTTCTTCCGCTTTTTCAATGCATTAATTCGCAGTCTCAAGGCGTTGACCCTGATGAAGCCGGTGGAGTCGGCCTGGTCGAAAACCGTCTCCTCCTCGAAGGTCGCGAAATCGGGCACATACAGGGAGACAGCCTCCGGGGCCTTTCTTCCCGCTACACTGCAATGGCCCTTGAACAGCTTTATCCTGGCAGTACCGGTCACTCCGGTCTGGGTCTCGTCGATACACTTTCTGAGCCAGTCCATCTCCGGGGAGAACCAGTACCCGTTGTAAATGAGTTCCGAGAATTTCGGAACGAGGGAGTCCCTCAAGTGCATGACTTCCCTGTCCATGGTGAGAGACTCCACCGCCCTGTGAGCCATGTGCAGGATGGTGCCGCCTGGAGTCTCATATACCCCTCTGGACTTCATGCCGATATATCTATTCTCAACAAGGTCGATGCGGCCCACGCCGTGGCGTCCGCCTAATTCATTAACTCGTTTCAACAGTGCTGCAGGTGAGAGGATGTCGCCATCCACCGCTACAGGTGTCCCATCTTCAAAATCGATGGTGACATATTCAGGCTTATCGGGGGCATCCTCTGGCGCCACCGAAAGTGTGAACATGGATTCGTGCGGTTCCATCCAGGGATCTTCCAGGATCCCCCCCTCGTAGCTGATGTGAAGCAGGTTGCGGTCGCTACTGTAAGGTTTGTCTTTCGTCACCGGAATGGGGATATCGTGTTTTTTGGCGAAATCGATGAGGGCAGACCTGCTTCCGAGGTCCCACTCTCTCCAGGGAGCGATCACCGTTACACCAGGCATGAGGGTGTGGTACGCCAGTTCAAAACGGACCTGGTCATTCCCTTTCCCGGTAGCGCCATGGGATACAGCATCGGCTCCCACTCGCCTGGCCACTTCGATCTGGGCTTTGGCGATGATGGGACGGGCGATACTTGTGCCCAACAGATAATAACCTTCATAAATGGCGTTGCCTCGAAGTGCCGGGAACACGAAATCCCTGACGAACTCCTCCTGGACATCCTCGATGTACACTTCGCTGGCTCCAGTTTTCAAGGCCTTCTCCCGGATGCCTTTCATCTCATTTCCAAGACCCAGGTCGGCTGCAAAAGCGATCACCTCGCATTTATAGACCTCTTTGAGCCAGGTGAGGATCACGGAGGTGTCTAATCCGCCCGAATAGGCTAGTACTACTTTGTTTACTGAGGGTCTTGTGTTCATTTTATCTCCTTACATTTTGGGTTTTATGCGGCACGCGGTAACGGCCCTTCTGCTACGTTCTCAGTCGTCGGTAATCCTCAACGTATGTTCCATATACGCTTCCGGTTACCTCCTCCTTGTGGCCTTGCATCTGGACCATTCTCACGTGTCTTGTAACGCGTACTTTCGCCTCCGGTCAGATCCTCGATCGAGCCTCGTATTTGGCGCACTCTTGAAAGCCTTAAAACTTATAGTCTGTCATCGGCAATCCTCATCCCGCCATTGGCGGGACTCCGGTTCCCTCGTCAGTCGAGCCTTGTATCTGATGTACCCGTCAAAGCCTTGAAAAAGAAGAAGGATGAATAGGGGCGCCCTTCGACGCACTTGTGTTTGCTCAGGGTCCCGAGCCTTGTCGAGGGAGAGGAAGTGTGAAGAAGAGCTCTTTTTGTTTTCATTCCTCATTCCTCCTTCTTCCTTCACTATTCTATTTTAACAGCCATTCGAGAAGCGCTTTCTGCGTGTGCAGCCTGTTCTCTGCCTGGTCGCAAATAGTGCTTTGGGGGTGATCGATCAACTCTTCTGTTATCTCCTCGCCGCGGTGTGCCGGAAGGCAATGGAGGATCTTTGCGCCAGGGTCAGCATCGTTGAGCCTGGCGGTGTTCAGCTGGTAGGCAGCAAGGTCTTTTCGTCGTTTCTTGGACTCTTCCTCCTGCCCCATGCTGGTCCACACATCGGTGTAAAGGAAGTGGGCGCCGCGACACGCTTCCTCGGGATCCCTGACAAGCTGCACCGATCCGCCCGCTATGCCGGACCGCCTGATACCC contains:
- a CDS encoding NUDIX hydrolase, giving the protein MRYRKKAVRTAVVAVVKNDEGNVLLTKRAIPPYLGKWVMPGGKVDLGEPITSALKREVWEEVGLEIHVEGLIDIYEIVPSDEHAVHFVILYYLASPKSGDLTPNEGEVSEIAWADREAVSRMDISNGTRHILSKVFTT
- a CDS encoding argininosuccinate synthase encodes the protein MNTRPSVNKVVLAYSGGLDTSVILTWLKEVYKCEVIAFAADLGLGNEMKGIREKALKTGASEVYIEDVQEEFVRDFVFPALRGNAIYEGYYLLGTSIARPIIAKAQIEVARRVGADAVSHGATGKGNDQVRFELAYHTLMPGVTVIAPWREWDLGSRSALIDFAKKHDIPIPVTKDKPYSSDRNLLHISYEGGILEDPWMEPHESMFTLSVAPEDAPDKPEYVTIDFEDGTPVAVDGDILSPAALLKRVNELGGRHGVGRIDLVENRYIGMKSRGVYETPGGTILHMAHRAVESLTMDREVMHLRDSLVPKFSELIYNGYWFSPEMDWLRKCIDETQTGVTGTARIKLFKGHCSVAGRKAPEAVSLYVPDFATFEEETVFDQADSTGFIRVNALRLRINALKKRKKS